Proteins encoded within one genomic window of Amycolatopsis nigrescens CSC17Ta-90:
- a CDS encoding right-handed parallel beta-helix repeat-containing protein, whose amino-acid sequence MPADRPRPRPGGHRGLGYGVLAVFFACLLVLGLVDSGGAEHDNAAPGAAPEVAAGPPPAPPGTGYPVPADSLFVAENGNDSAAGTEKAPLHSITAAVQRAPGGATIVVRAGTYRETVGMVRKRVTIQPYPGEQVWAKGSLVVTGWTRDGARWRHDGWDPQLCRNCFLPEIIDPAHPLAGQPDMAFLDGVPLRQVGSEDDVRPGTFFVDVPGKALVIGDDPGGRTVEATALDRFLQFDKEGAAGSVLRGIGVAEYGSNQNYGVRGAMVVVNAPGVVVENTVFARSASTGLAVYQPGASVRGSTLTGNGLAGLSANRADGLRLEHNTFSANNAERFSLSGEAIGSAGAKITRSRHLFVADNVFAGNLATGWWCDLGCIDATVIRNVAEGNSVNGLYYEVSSRALVASNLMVGNGQRGLKISSSDGVRVYNNTFSANKLSLGVYNDERDPSFDSFSEENRLTWVTAGTELVNNYFAQPGGQPVTEAGDYKDDPAGNPPMIALSDANAYLAEGPLAWSSGAGKTRKFASLGELRAGTGQEQHGIEVPAGTSPFRNPGGGDYTLKPGAPGVAAGRPLPADVRAAIGASSKVDIGALPTS is encoded by the coding sequence ATGCCCGCCGACAGACCCCGCCCGCGCCCCGGTGGCCACCGAGGTCTCGGTTACGGCGTGCTGGCCGTGTTCTTCGCCTGCCTGCTGGTGCTGGGCCTGGTGGACAGCGGCGGTGCCGAGCACGACAACGCCGCTCCAGGGGCCGCTCCGGAGGTGGCCGCCGGGCCGCCGCCCGCACCGCCCGGTACCGGCTATCCGGTGCCGGCGGACAGCCTGTTCGTCGCGGAGAACGGGAACGACTCGGCGGCCGGCACCGAAAAGGCACCCCTGCACAGCATCACCGCCGCGGTCCAGCGCGCACCCGGCGGCGCCACCATCGTCGTCCGGGCCGGCACCTACCGGGAGACCGTGGGCATGGTCCGCAAGCGGGTCACCATCCAGCCGTATCCCGGCGAACAGGTCTGGGCCAAGGGCAGCCTGGTGGTCACCGGCTGGACCCGCGACGGTGCGCGCTGGCGGCACGACGGCTGGGATCCGCAGTTGTGCCGGAACTGCTTCCTGCCGGAGATCATCGACCCGGCGCATCCGCTGGCGGGCCAGCCGGACATGGCCTTCCTCGACGGGGTGCCGCTGCGGCAGGTCGGCAGCGAGGACGACGTCCGGCCCGGCACCTTCTTCGTGGACGTGCCGGGCAAGGCGCTGGTGATCGGCGACGACCCCGGCGGCCGGACCGTGGAGGCGACCGCGCTGGACCGCTTCCTGCAGTTCGACAAGGAGGGCGCGGCCGGCAGCGTGCTGCGCGGCATCGGGGTCGCGGAGTACGGCAGCAACCAGAACTACGGGGTGCGCGGGGCGATGGTGGTGGTGAACGCGCCCGGCGTCGTGGTCGAGAACACCGTCTTCGCCAGGTCGGCGTCCACCGGGCTGGCGGTATACCAGCCCGGCGCGTCGGTGCGCGGCAGCACGCTGACCGGCAACGGGCTCGCCGGGCTCAGCGCGAACCGGGCCGACGGGCTCAGGCTGGAGCACAACACGTTCTCCGCCAACAACGCCGAGCGGTTCTCGCTCAGCGGCGAGGCGATCGGCTCGGCCGGCGCAAAGATCACCCGAAGCCGGCACCTCTTCGTCGCGGACAACGTGTTCGCGGGCAACCTGGCCACCGGCTGGTGGTGCGACCTCGGCTGCATCGACGCCACGGTGATCCGCAACGTGGCCGAGGGGAACTCGGTGAACGGGCTGTACTACGAGGTCTCCTCGCGCGCGCTGGTGGCGTCCAACCTGATGGTGGGCAACGGCCAGCGCGGGCTGAAGATCTCCAGCTCGGACGGCGTCCGGGTGTACAACAACACGTTCTCCGCGAACAAGCTCAGCCTCGGCGTCTACAACGACGAGCGCGACCCGTCGTTCGACTCCTTCAGCGAGGAGAACCGGCTGACCTGGGTCACCGCGGGGACCGAGCTGGTGAACAACTACTTCGCCCAGCCGGGCGGGCAGCCGGTCACCGAGGCGGGCGACTACAAGGACGACCCCGCCGGCAATCCGCCGATGATCGCGCTCAGCGACGCGAACGCATACCTGGCCGAGGGCCCGCTCGCCTGGTCGTCCGGCGCCGGGAAGACGCGGAAGTTCGCTTCACTGGGAGAACTCCGCGCAGGCACCGGGCAGGAGCAGCACGGCATCGAGGTACCGGCGGGCACCTCGCCGTTCCGGAACCCCGGCGGCGGCGATTACACCCTCAAGCCCGGCGCACCCGGCGTCGCCGCGGGCCGTCCCCTCCCCGCCGACGTACGAGCAGCCATCGGCGCCAGCTCCAAAGTAGACATCGGCGCCCTACCGACGTCGTGA
- a CDS encoding delta-60 repeat domain-containing protein, with product MSRARRRVSAATAVLAAASLTVVPLSPAALAVPALAAAPAPQDLPTTMTAGALPTPQTDGIVLSVAIVGNTVYAGGKFTKARPAGVAAGGAGEVTRNNLMAFDLTTGELLPWAPVVTGTPYSGSDPGPYCKASGSQWVCDTVFRIKASPDGKKIYAGGDFTKIDGKWRTRVARFDTATGALDSDFAPSLNSRVRAISVTADAVYLGGGFTTVNGSTRTRLAALDAAGALTPWAPTADREVFALLAAPAQGRVVVGGAFDRINGDTRPSLTAVELATGANAPWQVRTPGSETVTDIAGDGKGAAYFGAYDYAGGDVRFEGRGSADIATGATRWFDGCYGDTQAVTVSNGVVYAASHTHDCSAIGAAPDNGPIDYYRLTAETADAVRSAPATVNTVRRGDPIPELLTWFPNTNGGPADSSFKNGPWAIDANSQYVVVGGEFTVVNGKPQQSLTRFAARGVPGAVHNGPQVPFRAPTVSREFGVTGSPVIKWTGTWDAQNPELRYEVMRLGTAEPIYTETKASRPWSVPSFSYVDRGATSGTYWIRAVDADGASIGSPQAGI from the coding sequence ATGTCTCGTGCCCGAAGGCGCGTTTCCGCCGCGACCGCGGTGCTGGCGGCCGCTTCGCTGACCGTCGTGCCGCTCTCGCCCGCCGCGCTGGCCGTGCCCGCGCTGGCCGCGGCACCGGCGCCGCAGGATCTGCCGACCACGATGACGGCCGGCGCGCTGCCGACCCCGCAGACCGATGGCATCGTGCTGTCCGTCGCCATCGTCGGCAACACGGTCTACGCGGGCGGCAAGTTCACCAAGGCACGCCCTGCCGGCGTCGCCGCCGGCGGTGCGGGCGAGGTGACCAGGAACAACCTGATGGCCTTCGACCTCACCACCGGCGAGCTGCTGCCCTGGGCCCCGGTGGTCACCGGCACGCCGTACAGCGGCAGCGATCCCGGCCCGTACTGCAAGGCATCCGGCAGCCAGTGGGTGTGCGACACGGTCTTCCGGATCAAGGCGTCGCCGGACGGCAAGAAGATCTACGCCGGTGGCGACTTCACCAAGATCGACGGCAAGTGGCGCACCAGGGTCGCCCGTTTCGACACCGCCACCGGCGCGCTCGACAGCGACTTCGCGCCGAGCCTGAACAGCCGGGTGCGCGCCATCTCGGTGACTGCCGACGCGGTGTACCTCGGCGGCGGATTCACCACCGTCAACGGCAGCACCCGCACCAGGCTGGCCGCGCTGGACGCCGCCGGCGCGCTCACGCCGTGGGCGCCGACCGCGGACCGCGAGGTCTTCGCGCTGCTGGCCGCCCCGGCACAGGGCCGGGTGGTCGTCGGCGGCGCCTTCGACCGGATCAACGGCGACACCCGGCCGTCGCTGACCGCGGTCGAGCTGGCCACCGGCGCGAACGCGCCTTGGCAGGTGCGGACCCCCGGCAGCGAGACGGTCACCGACATCGCCGGCGACGGCAAGGGCGCGGCCTACTTCGGTGCCTACGATTACGCGGGTGGGGACGTCCGGTTCGAGGGCAGGGGATCCGCCGACATCGCCACCGGCGCCACCCGCTGGTTCGACGGCTGCTACGGGGACACCCAGGCGGTGACCGTGTCCAACGGGGTGGTCTACGCGGCCTCGCACACGCACGACTGCTCGGCGATCGGGGCCGCCCCGGACAACGGCCCGATCGACTACTACCGGCTCACCGCGGAGACCGCGGACGCGGTCCGCAGCGCGCCGGCGACGGTGAACACGGTCCGCCGCGGCGACCCGATCCCGGAGCTGCTGACCTGGTTCCCGAACACCAACGGCGGACCGGCGGACAGCTCCTTCAAGAACGGCCCGTGGGCGATCGACGCGAACAGCCAGTACGTCGTGGTCGGCGGGGAGTTCACCGTGGTCAACGGGAAGCCGCAGCAGAGCCTGACCAGGTTCGCCGCCCGCGGGGTGCCGGGCGCGGTGCACAACGGCCCGCAGGTGCCGTTCCGCGCGCCGACCGTGTCGCGCGAGTTCGGCGTCACCGGCAGCCCGGTTATCAAGTGGACCGGTACCTGGGACGCGCAGAACCCCGAGCTCCGCTACGAGGTGATGCGGCTGGGCACGGCGGAACCGATCTACACCGAGACCAAGGCGTCGCGGCCGTGGAGCGTGCCGTCGTTCAGCTACGTCGACCGCGGCGCGACTTCGGGCACGTACTGGATTCGCGCGGTGGACGCTGACGGCGCGTCGATCGGTTCGCCGCAGGCCGGGATCTGA
- a CDS encoding class I SAM-dependent methyltransferase has translation MRVPASCPACTGRLEPWLSLPSGEPADPRRYPLLRCESCAGSVTGGEPPGEEAYESGTYTAQAPRGAKLVRAFQRLVDAQPVGLLRRAGLGEGARVLDVGAGPGRLVASLRQAGLDASGIEPSARSAGRARAAGLPVAKASIAEHRDKELDGAVLWHVLEHLDDPLDSLRAVAGWLRPGGVLLVGVPNPASLQARIAGTDWFHWDVPRHRLHLTPGGLAELLGRAGFRLERTSHFVLEHNPFSMWMALLSRLGLPPAYVFQLLKRNVPVKASELALLGLAGPPLLPVAMALESAAAAARGGGTVAAIARLT, from the coding sequence GTGCGCGTTCCGGCATCCTGCCCGGCCTGTACCGGGCGTCTCGAGCCGTGGCTCAGCCTGCCCTCCGGTGAGCCCGCGGACCCTCGCCGCTATCCGTTGCTGCGCTGTGAAAGCTGCGCCGGTTCGGTGACCGGTGGCGAGCCGCCGGGGGAGGAGGCGTACGAGTCCGGCACCTACACCGCGCAGGCGCCGCGCGGCGCGAAGCTGGTGCGCGCCTTCCAGCGGCTGGTGGACGCGCAGCCGGTGGGCCTGCTGCGCCGGGCCGGGCTCGGCGAGGGCGCGCGGGTGCTGGACGTGGGTGCCGGCCCCGGCAGGCTGGTCGCGTCGCTGCGCCAGGCCGGCCTGGACGCGAGCGGGATCGAGCCGTCGGCGCGCAGCGCGGGCCGGGCGCGGGCGGCCGGGCTGCCGGTGGCCAAGGCGTCCATCGCGGAGCATCGGGACAAGGAGCTGGACGGCGCGGTGCTGTGGCACGTGCTCGAGCACCTCGACGACCCGCTGGACTCGCTGCGCGCCGTGGCGGGCTGGCTGCGGCCGGGTGGCGTGCTGCTGGTCGGGGTGCCCAACCCGGCTTCGCTGCAGGCCAGGATCGCGGGCACGGACTGGTTCCACTGGGATGTGCCGCGGCACCGGCTGCACCTGACTCCCGGCGGGCTGGCGGAACTGCTCGGCCGGGCCGGTTTCCGGCTGGAGCGTACGAGCCATTTCGTGCTGGAGCACAACCCGTTCTCCATGTGGATGGCCTTGCTGTCCCGGCTCGGGCTGCCGCCGGCCTACGTTTTCCAGCTGCTCAAGCGGAATGTGCCGGTGAAGGCGAGCGAGCTGGCGTTGCTCGGGCTGGCAGGTCCGCCGCTGCTGCCGGTCGCGATGGCGCTCGAATCCGCCGCGGCGGCGGCCCGCGGCGGCGGCACCGTCGCCGCGATCGCCCGGTTGACCTAG